A window of the Streptomyces sp. NBC_00454 genome harbors these coding sequences:
- a CDS encoding alpha/beta fold hydrolase: MSRLTHVTAGPYAPPVPRRELVATSADGSRLHVEVHGEDGAPAVVLAHGWTCSTAFWAAQIRALAVGHRVIAYDQRGHGRSPAASRYSTDALADDLVAVLGATLAPGEKAVVAGHSMGGMTVMAAAGRPEFAEHAAAALLCSTGSGRLVAESLVLPLRPGRARTRITGAVLGSRAPLGPVSPVARKVLKYATMGPGSAPERVEACARIVHACPTKVRHAWSGVLAGLDLDANLAALTVPTAVIGGKSDRLTPIVHARGLAAALPNCVGLTELTGMGHMTPIEAPEAVTEAVRELAALYLPTPQKEKTP; the protein is encoded by the coding sequence GTGAGCCGGCTGACGCATGTGACCGCCGGGCCCTATGCCCCGCCCGTCCCGCGTCGCGAGCTGGTCGCCACCTCCGCCGACGGGTCGCGCCTGCACGTGGAGGTGCACGGGGAGGACGGGGCTCCGGCCGTCGTGCTCGCGCACGGCTGGACCTGTTCCACCGCCTTCTGGGCCGCGCAGATACGGGCCCTGGCGGTCGGCCACCGGGTCATCGCCTACGACCAGCGCGGCCACGGGCGCAGCCCCGCCGCCTCGCGGTACAGCACCGACGCCCTCGCCGACGACCTGGTCGCCGTCCTGGGGGCCACCCTCGCGCCCGGCGAGAAGGCCGTCGTCGCGGGCCACTCCATGGGCGGGATGACCGTCATGGCGGCCGCCGGCCGGCCGGAGTTCGCCGAACACGCCGCGGCCGCGCTGCTGTGCAGCACCGGCAGCGGCCGCCTCGTCGCGGAGTCGCTGGTCCTGCCGCTGCGGCCCGGCCGCGCGAGGACCCGTATCACCGGGGCGGTCCTGGGATCCCGGGCGCCGCTCGGGCCCGTCAGCCCGGTGGCCAGGAAGGTGCTGAAGTACGCCACCATGGGCCCCGGCTCGGCGCCCGAGAGGGTCGAGGCCTGCGCCCGCATCGTGCACGCCTGCCCGACCAAGGTGCGCCACGCCTGGTCCGGGGTGCTGGCCGGGCTGGACCTCGACGCGAACCTGGCCGCGCTGACCGTGCCCACCGCCGTCATCGGCGGCAAGAGCGACCGGCTGACGCCGATCGTGCACGCCCGGGGGCTGGCGGCCGCGCTGCCGAACTGCGTGGGGCTGACCGAGCTGACCGGGATGGGGCACATGACCCCGATCGAGGCGCCGGAAGCCGTCACCGAGGCCGTGCGCGAGCTGGCCGCCCTGTACCTGCCCACCCCGCAGAAGGAGAAGACGCCGTGA
- a CDS encoding GNAT family protein, which yields MVLADGDVTLRPIKLRDQAAWREVNRRNRDWLRPWEATIPPPAPWGPVIQRPTYRQMVRHLRAEANAGRMLPFVIEYQGRLVGQLTVAGITWGSMCAGHVGYWVDREVAGRGVMPTAVALAVDHCFAKVGLHRIEVCIRPENGPSRRVVEKLGFREEGLRPRYLHIDGAWRDHLVYALTVEEVREGLLHRWHRERHPHA from the coding sequence GTGGTGCTGGCGGACGGCGATGTCACGCTCCGGCCGATAAAGCTGCGGGACCAGGCCGCCTGGCGCGAGGTCAACCGGCGCAACCGCGACTGGCTGCGCCCGTGGGAGGCCACGATTCCGCCGCCCGCGCCCTGGGGGCCGGTGATCCAGCGGCCGACGTACCGCCAGATGGTCCGCCATCTGCGGGCGGAGGCGAACGCGGGGCGCATGCTGCCCTTCGTCATCGAGTACCAGGGGCGCCTGGTGGGCCAGCTGACGGTCGCCGGGATCACCTGGGGCTCGATGTGCGCGGGCCACGTGGGCTACTGGGTGGACCGCGAGGTGGCGGGCCGCGGGGTGATGCCCACGGCGGTCGCGCTCGCGGTGGACCACTGTTTCGCGAAGGTCGGGCTGCACCGGATCGAGGTCTGCATCCGGCCGGAGAACGGTCCGAGCCGGCGGGTGGTGGAGAAGCTCGGTTTCCGCGAGGAGGGGCTGCGGCCGCGCTATCTGCACATCGACGGCGCGTGGCGGGACCACCTCGTCTACGCGCTGACGGTGGAGGAGGTGCGGGAGGGGCTGCTGCACCGCTGGCACCGGGAACGGCATCCGCACGCTTAA
- a CDS encoding flavin-containing monooxygenase, translating into MDGREHVRVAVIGSGFGGLGAAVRLRREGITDFVVLERADSVGGTWRDNSYPGCACDVPSHLYSFSFAPNPDWPRTFSGQPAIREYLEHVADTFGLRRHIRLNHEVRMMRWDADEMRWDIETSGGEFTADVVVSATGPLSDPKMPEIPGLAGFPGKVFHSARWDHDYDLRGKRVAMIGTGASAIQIVPAIAPDVERLTLFQRTPPWVMPRTDRAISSVERWLHRQLPFTRAARRGLLWGIRELQVSAFTKRPNQLGLIESLAKANMARSIKDPELRAKLTPSYRIGCKRILLSSEYYPALARPNVDLVASGLKEIRGSVLVAADGTETEVDAIVFGTGFHVTDMPIADRVVGAEGKTLAEAWKDGMQSLRGATAAGFPNWMTIIGPNTGLGNSSMILMIESQLNYMADYLRQLNVLGGRVALAARPSAVNAWNRQVQVRMERTVWNTGGCTSWYLDAQGRNTTVWPGTTGEFRKETLGVDLGEYEVVRHRERERVPVGAAGSGAAPLPGALPPGPRASNAGGAGFAAGEAGFGGAGSAPAKAATAKAATEDGVA; encoded by the coding sequence ATGGACGGGCGCGAGCACGTACGAGTGGCGGTGATCGGCTCCGGGTTCGGCGGGCTGGGCGCCGCGGTACGGCTTCGGCGGGAGGGGATCACCGATTTCGTCGTACTGGAGCGCGCCGACTCGGTCGGCGGCACCTGGCGCGACAACAGCTACCCCGGGTGCGCCTGCGACGTGCCCTCCCACCTCTACTCCTTCTCCTTCGCGCCCAACCCCGACTGGCCGCGGACCTTCTCCGGGCAGCCCGCCATCCGCGAGTACCTGGAGCACGTGGCCGACACCTTCGGACTGCGCCGCCACATCCGCCTGAACCACGAGGTCCGGATGATGCGCTGGGACGCCGACGAGATGCGCTGGGACATCGAGACCTCGGGCGGGGAGTTCACCGCCGATGTGGTCGTCTCCGCCACCGGGCCGCTGTCCGACCCGAAGATGCCGGAGATCCCCGGGCTCGCCGGCTTCCCCGGCAAGGTCTTCCACTCCGCCCGCTGGGACCACGACTACGACCTGCGCGGCAAGCGCGTCGCCATGATCGGTACGGGCGCCTCCGCCATCCAGATCGTCCCCGCCATCGCCCCCGACGTGGAGCGGCTCACCCTCTTCCAACGCACCCCGCCGTGGGTGATGCCCCGCACCGACCGCGCCATCAGCTCCGTCGAGCGCTGGCTCCACCGCCAGCTGCCCTTCACCCGGGCCGCACGCCGCGGACTGCTGTGGGGGATCCGCGAGCTCCAGGTCAGCGCCTTCACCAAGCGGCCGAACCAGCTCGGGCTGATCGAGTCCCTGGCCAAGGCCAACATGGCGCGCTCGATCAAGGACCCGGAGCTGCGGGCCAAGCTGACGCCCTCGTACCGGATCGGCTGCAAGCGGATCCTGCTCTCCAGCGAGTACTACCCGGCGCTCGCCCGGCCCAACGTGGACCTGGTCGCCTCCGGGCTGAAGGAGATCCGGGGCTCGGTGCTGGTCGCCGCCGACGGGACCGAGACCGAGGTCGACGCGATCGTCTTCGGCACCGGCTTCCACGTCACCGACATGCCGATCGCCGACCGGGTGGTGGGCGCGGAGGGCAAGACCCTCGCGGAGGCGTGGAAGGACGGCATGCAGTCGCTGCGCGGGGCCACCGCGGCGGGCTTCCCGAACTGGATGACGATCATCGGCCCGAACACCGGGCTCGGGAACAGCTCGATGATCCTGATGATCGAGTCGCAGCTGAACTACATGGCCGACTACCTGCGGCAGCTGAACGTGCTGGGAGGGCGGGTCGCGCTCGCCGCCAGGCCGTCGGCCGTGAACGCGTGGAACCGGCAGGTGCAGGTGCGGATGGAGCGGACGGTGTGGAACACCGGCGGCTGCACCAGCTGGTACCTGGACGCGCAGGGGCGCAACACGACTGTCTGGCCGGGGACCACGGGGGAGTTCCGTAAGGAGACCCTGGGCGTGGACCTGGGCGAGTACGAGGTCGTACGCCATCGGGAGCGCGAACGGGTTCCGGTGGGTGCCGCCGGTTCGGGTGCGGCGCCGTTGCCGGGGGCGCTGCCCCCGGGCCCCCGCGCCTCAAACGCCGGCGGGGCTGGATTTGCCGCCGGCGAGGCTGGATTTGGCGGGGCCGGATCGGCCCCCGCGAAGGCGGCGACCGCGAAGGCGGCGACCGAGGACGGTGTCGCGTGA
- a CDS encoding molybdenum cofactor biosynthesis protein B — translation MSESVAAPAAPAAGPVLRALVVTASNRASAGVYEDRGGPVLAEGLRSLGFAVDGPRVVPDGDPVEAALREGVAAGYDVILTTGGTGISPTDRTPDATARVLDYEIPGIPQAVRAESLAKVPTAALSRGLAGVAGRTLIVNLPGSTGGVRDGIAVLSRVLLHAVDQIRGGDHQSPPGRPSGSTS, via the coding sequence GTGTCGGAGTCCGTAGCGGCTCCGGCGGCTCCGGCCGCGGGGCCCGTGCTGCGCGCGCTCGTGGTCACCGCCTCGAACCGGGCGTCCGCGGGCGTGTACGAGGACCGGGGCGGCCCGGTGCTCGCCGAGGGGCTGCGCTCGCTCGGCTTCGCCGTGGACGGCCCGCGTGTGGTCCCCGACGGGGATCCCGTCGAGGCGGCCCTGCGCGAGGGCGTGGCCGCCGGGTACGACGTCATCCTCACCACCGGCGGAACCGGCATCTCGCCGACCGACCGGACCCCGGACGCCACCGCCCGGGTGCTGGACTACGAGATCCCGGGCATCCCGCAGGCCGTTCGCGCCGAGTCGCTGGCGAAGGTGCCGACCGCGGCGCTGTCGCGGGGCCTGGCGGGCGTGGCCGGCCGCACCCTGATCGTGAACCTGCCGGGTTCCACCGGCGGGGTCCGCGACGGGATCGCGGTGCTGTCGCGGGTGCTGCTGCACGCCGTCGACCAGATCCGGGGCGGCGACCACCAGTCGCCTCCCGGAAGACCCTCGGGGAGCACGAGCTGA
- the moaC gene encoding cyclic pyranopterin monophosphate synthase MoaC: protein MAAISRGETPGPPEQSGAGGAGGTKLTHIDEAGAARMVDVSEKAVTTRTARASGRVLVSPRVIELLRGEGVPKGDALATARIAGIMGAKRTPDLIPLCHPLAVSGVKVDLTVADDAVEILATVKTADRTGVEMEALTAVAVAGLTVIDMVKAVDKGAVITDVRVEEKTGGKSGDWARS, encoded by the coding sequence ATGGCAGCGATCTCCCGGGGGGAAACCCCCGGACCCCCTGAGCAGAGCGGCGCCGGCGGCGCCGGTGGCACCAAGCTGACGCACATCGACGAGGCCGGCGCGGCCCGGATGGTGGACGTCTCGGAGAAGGCCGTCACGACGCGGACGGCGCGGGCCAGCGGACGCGTGCTCGTCTCCCCGCGGGTGATCGAGCTGCTGCGCGGTGAGGGCGTACCCAAGGGCGACGCCCTCGCCACCGCGCGGATCGCCGGGATCATGGGCGCGAAGAGGACCCCCGATCTGATCCCGTTGTGCCACCCGCTGGCGGTCTCCGGCGTGAAGGTGGACCTGACGGTCGCCGACGACGCCGTCGAGATCCTCGCGACCGTCAAGACGGCGGACCGGACGGGCGTCGAGATGGAGGCGCTGACCGCGGTCGCCGTCGCCGGGCTCACCGTCATCGACATGGTGAAGGCCGTCGACAAGGGCGCGGTCATCACGGACGTGCGTGTCGAGGAGAAGACGGGCGGCAAGTCCGGCGACTGGGCGCGCTCGTGA
- a CDS encoding GNAT family N-acetyltransferase, whose protein sequence is MSQGIQLRAVSYDHPDAVKLNDQVQVEYQARYDGEGDVTFLDPAMFTPPRGLYLLAYDADGTPMASGGWRSQDANDEGYADGDAELKRMYVVPEARGLGLARRILAELEADARAAGRIRMALETGDQQPEAIALYLSSGYSLSEKFGHYRFYESSRCMTKPLNPAPTSR, encoded by the coding sequence ATGTCTCAGGGGATCCAGCTCCGCGCGGTGTCGTACGACCACCCGGACGCGGTCAAGCTCAACGACCAAGTGCAGGTCGAATACCAGGCGCGCTACGACGGCGAGGGCGATGTCACATTCCTCGACCCGGCGATGTTCACTCCACCGAGGGGTCTCTACCTCCTCGCCTACGACGCCGACGGCACGCCCATGGCCAGTGGCGGCTGGCGCAGCCAGGACGCGAACGACGAGGGCTACGCGGACGGCGACGCCGAACTCAAGCGCATGTACGTGGTCCCGGAGGCCCGCGGCCTCGGCCTGGCCCGCCGCATCCTCGCCGAGCTCGAAGCGGACGCCCGCGCGGCCGGCCGGATCCGGATGGCCCTGGAAACGGGCGACCAGCAGCCGGAGGCCATCGCCCTCTACCTCTCCTCGGGCTACTCCCTGTCGGAGAAGTTCGGCCACTACCGCTTCTACGAATCCAGCCGCTGCATGACGAAGCCGCTGAACCCGGCCCCGACGTCCCGGTGA
- a CDS encoding exodeoxyribonuclease III — MLIVTSVNVNGIRAAAKKGFSPWLAGSDADVVCLQEVRAEEGQIPEEVRAPEGWHTVFAPAAAKGRAGVALYTRREPERVQVGFGSEEFDTSGRYLEIDLPGVTVASLYLPSGEAGTEKQDEKYRFMGEFLAYLRELKVRAAADGREVVVCGDWNICHQEADLKNWKTNRKNAGFLPEEREWLGEVYDSAGYVDVVRSLHPDTEGPYSWWSYRGRAFDNDAGWRIDLHVATPGLAAKAVKAFVERAETHPERWSDHAPVTVAYELGS, encoded by the coding sequence ATGCTCATCGTGACCTCTGTGAATGTGAACGGAATCCGCGCCGCCGCCAAGAAGGGGTTCTCCCCGTGGCTCGCCGGGTCCGACGCCGACGTCGTGTGCCTGCAGGAAGTGCGGGCCGAGGAAGGGCAGATTCCGGAGGAGGTGCGGGCGCCCGAGGGGTGGCACACCGTGTTCGCCCCGGCTGCCGCCAAGGGCCGGGCCGGGGTCGCGCTGTACACGCGCCGCGAGCCCGAGCGGGTGCAGGTCGGATTCGGGAGCGAGGAATTCGACACGAGTGGGCGCTACCTGGAGATCGACCTGCCCGGTGTGACCGTGGCCAGCCTCTACCTGCCCTCCGGGGAGGCCGGGACCGAGAAGCAGGACGAGAAGTACCGGTTCATGGGCGAATTCCTCGCCTACCTGCGGGAGCTCAAGGTGCGGGCCGCCGCGGACGGCCGCGAGGTCGTCGTCTGCGGTGACTGGAACATCTGCCACCAGGAAGCCGACCTGAAGAACTGGAAGACCAACCGGAAGAACGCCGGCTTCCTGCCCGAGGAGCGCGAGTGGCTCGGCGAGGTGTACGACTCCGCGGGGTACGTGGACGTCGTGCGCAGCCTGCACCCCGACACCGAGGGGCCGTACTCCTGGTGGTCCTACCGCGGGCGGGCCTTCGACAACGACGCCGGCTGGCGGATCGACCTCCACGTGGCGACGCCGGGGCTGGCGGCCAAGGCCGTGAAGGCCTTCGTGGAGCGGGCCGAGACGCACCCCGAGCGCTGGTCCGACCACGCGCCCGTGACCGTGGCCTACGAGCTCGGTTCCTGA
- a CDS encoding DUF4240 domain-containing protein: MAWERFWQLVDGLGREAGTETCHGLEEACTHLTGILSREPVDQIIGFGERLAEALYRLDRADFGTLPVLGMEQPDGSPFPQSDDGFLYARAAVVAAGRRTYESVFGHPELFAPFTARHCEQLLYVHEEAFEQATGEEWEHLTRYDYESCSNKDGWPDLRD, encoded by the coding sequence ATGGCCTGGGAGCGGTTCTGGCAGCTCGTCGACGGGCTCGGCCGTGAGGCCGGCACCGAGACCTGTCACGGCCTCGAAGAGGCCTGTACGCACCTGACCGGGATCCTCTCGCGCGAACCCGTGGATCAGATCATCGGCTTCGGCGAGCGCCTCGCGGAAGCCCTCTACCGGCTGGACCGGGCGGACTTCGGCACTCTGCCCGTCCTCGGCATGGAGCAGCCCGACGGCTCGCCGTTCCCGCAGTCGGACGACGGCTTCCTGTACGCGCGGGCTGCCGTCGTAGCCGCCGGCCGCCGGACGTACGAGAGCGTCTTCGGCCACCCGGAGCTCTTCGCACCGTTCACCGCACGCCACTGCGAGCAACTGCTCTACGTCCACGAGGAGGCGTTCGAGCAGGCGACCGGGGAGGAGTGGGAGCACCTCACCCGCTACGACTACGAGTCCTGCTCCAACAAGGACGGTTGGCCCGACCTCCGCGACTGA
- a CDS encoding MerR family transcriptional regulator, with translation MREYRTEELAEAAGIPVRTLRFYRERKLLPPPRREGRLAWYDDHHLARLRTIAALLERGHTLGGIAELTVAFENGRDVGQLGELLGIGWSEETPVRLSPETLADYFEGEVTPENLAAALDLGYLAADGEEIVHVSRRLLDVSSALVREGVPLSAVLETGRRVREHADAMAALFTELISTHISEEAVARLRPLAKSVVEAELTMAMDRLRPPSPARAQAPGPASGPASAQPSAPAQEPSS, from the coding sequence GTGCGCGAATACCGCACGGAGGAGCTGGCCGAGGCCGCCGGCATACCCGTACGCACCCTGCGCTTCTACCGCGAGCGCAAGCTCCTGCCGCCGCCCCGCCGCGAGGGCCGCCTCGCCTGGTACGACGACCACCACCTGGCCCGGCTGCGCACCATCGCCGCCCTGCTGGAGCGCGGCCACACCCTCGGCGGCATAGCCGAGCTGACCGTCGCCTTCGAGAACGGCCGCGACGTCGGCCAGCTCGGCGAGCTGCTCGGCATCGGCTGGTCGGAGGAGACCCCGGTCCGGCTCTCGCCCGAGACCCTCGCCGACTACTTCGAGGGCGAGGTCACCCCGGAGAACCTGGCGGCCGCGCTCGACCTGGGCTACCTGGCCGCCGACGGCGAGGAGATCGTCCACGTCAGCCGCCGGCTGCTGGACGTCTCCTCGGCGCTGGTCCGCGAGGGCGTACCGCTGTCCGCCGTCCTGGAGACGGGCCGCCGGGTGCGCGAGCACGCGGACGCGATGGCGGCCCTGTTCACCGAGCTCATCTCCACGCACATCTCCGAGGAGGCGGTCGCGCGCCTGCGCCCCCTGGCGAAGAGCGTGGTCGAGGCCGAGCTCACGATGGCGATGGACCGCCTGCGCCCGCCGTCACCGGCCCGCGCCCAGGCTCCCGGCCCGGCTTCCGGCCCGGCTTCCGCCCAGCCTTCCGCTCCGGCTCAGGAACCGAGCTCGTAG
- a CDS encoding SDR family oxidoreductase — MSARRSLEGQVAVVTGAARGVGELLARKLSARGAKVALVGLEPEALKEVSERLHTESDHWYADVTDHEAMARVAQEVKQRFGKVDIVVANAGVASGGPFVDSDPDAWRRVIEVNLIGGAVTARAFLPVLMESRGYFLQIASLAAITPAPMMTAYCASKSGVEAFAHCLRAEVGYKGVKVGVGYLSWTDTDMVRGADRDEVMRELRQRLPWPSNQTYPLGPAVDRIVAGIERRSAHVYAQWWLRGMQGVRGYLPGIISTVGQREMKRFEPRLASVSKGLVGAGGAADEQERAGRR, encoded by the coding sequence GTGAGTGCTCGCAGGAGTCTGGAAGGCCAGGTCGCCGTCGTCACCGGCGCGGCGCGCGGAGTCGGCGAGCTGCTGGCCCGCAAGCTGTCGGCGCGCGGTGCGAAGGTGGCCCTCGTCGGCCTGGAGCCGGAGGCCCTCAAGGAGGTCTCCGAGCGGCTGCACACCGAGAGCGACCACTGGTACGCCGACGTCACCGACCACGAGGCCATGGCCCGGGTCGCGCAGGAGGTCAAGCAGCGCTTCGGCAAGGTGGACATCGTCGTCGCCAACGCGGGCGTGGCCTCCGGCGGTCCGTTCGTCGACTCCGACCCGGACGCCTGGCGCCGGGTCATCGAGGTCAACCTCATCGGCGGCGCCGTCACCGCCCGCGCCTTCCTGCCCGTGCTGATGGAGAGCCGCGGCTACTTCCTCCAGATCGCCTCGCTCGCCGCGATCACCCCGGCGCCCATGATGACCGCGTACTGCGCCTCCAAGTCGGGCGTCGAGGCCTTCGCCCACTGCCTGCGCGCCGAGGTCGGCTACAAGGGGGTCAAGGTCGGCGTCGGCTACCTGTCCTGGACCGACACCGACATGGTGCGCGGAGCCGACCGGGACGAGGTCATGCGCGAGCTGCGCCAGCGGCTGCCCTGGCCCTCGAACCAGACCTACCCGCTGGGGCCGGCCGTCGACCGGATCGTGGCGGGCATCGAGCGGCGCTCCGCGCACGTGTACGCGCAGTGGTGGCTCCGCGGCATGCAGGGGGTCCGCGGCTACCTGCCGGGGATCATCTCGACAGTCGGACAGCGCGAGATGAAGCGGTTCGAACCCCGACTGGCCAGTGTTTCCAAGGGGCTTGTCGGGGCCGGCGGGGCGGCGGACGAGCAGGAGCGCGCCGGCCGCCGCTGA